The Neptunomonas concharum genomic interval GTATGGCATACTCTGCCAGCGTATCAAATGATCCCGGCTCAAATAGAGGGGTTCGAACAGCGCCCGACTGCACAGCCGTGTTATTACATACTAGCCGCCACTTGATAAAAGTATTACCAGCATCGATTTCAAGAATCACGCAGCGCCCTCATACTGACTTCGCCTGCATGGAAGTGCTCCACGCCTCCTTGGTGATGAATAATCAGCGCTCCATGTCCGTCAACACCCAAGCAACGACCAACAATTTCTTTATTCCCTAAAATCAACCTCACCGGTTCATTTTGAAAAGCATGTACCGCTTGCCACTCTTCTCTATACCCGGAAAAACCTATTGAGCCGAACCGCTCTAATTCAGGAATTAGGTGATTTAAAATAGCGGCCATTAACTGATTCCGTGACATGGGCATACTGGTTAAACGGCTTAGATCGACCCATGGTTGATCTATTTTGGCTTCTTCACCTTCAGGCATCGCCACATTAACACCAACACCAATAACAACTTGACACTCACCTGCTGCATCACCCTGCATCTCCAATAGAATACCAGCAAGTTTATGAGAGCCCACCAACAGATCATTGGGCCATTTGAGGCTTACCCCTTGAATACCCAACGATTGCAAGGCTTTATGTATCGCTAAACCTACAACCAAACTTAACCCCTCTAACGCAGCAACACCCTCGCTAAAACCCCACACAAGGGAAAAGTAAAGATTACAGCCAAAGGGGCTCACCCATGTCCGCCCTCTGCGCCCTTTACCAGCTGTCTGATATTCAGCCAGATATAAATGCCCAGCCGCCGATCCTTGCTGAACGTCACGCATCGCCATGAGATTTGTAGAGTCGACTACTCTTTCAAGCAAAATACGCTTTAGCCGCGCCCCCACCTGCTGATGGCAAGCTTGCGAAATACTTTGCTCACACAGCAAATCCAGCCCCCTAGGCAATCGATAACCCCGCCCACGGACGCTATATATTTCAACGCCTAAAGATTCAAGCATCTTCATCTGTTTCCAGATAGCACTACGGCTCACACCAAGCCGCTCACCCAGCTCCTGACCGGAATGAAAACATCCATCTGCAAGTACTGACAGTAAACGCTCATCTATCATGCAGTGACTCTCTGATACACGACAAAACTATAATCATAGGGGTTAGGCCCTTCTGCAGAGAAGTCTTCGCGACCAATCTCTTCCCAGTCAGACTGCTTAAACTCAGGAAAATAGGCATCACCTTCAACTTCAGCATGAACTTGCGTGACATACAGCCTCTTAGTCAATGGCAAAGCTTGTGAGTAGATTTGCTCTCCTCCAATAATCATTGCCTCGTCACAACCATCAATCATCGCCTGACTTTCAGCAAGATCGATCGCTTCATCCAAGGAGTGCACGACCTTAACACCCTCTTGCTGATAATCCAGATCTCTTGTGACTACTATATTGAGGCGCCCAGGAAGCGGCTTACCGATGGAGTCAAACGTCTTACGCCCCATGATAATGGGCTTCCCCATCGTAGCCTGCTTGAAATACTTAAGATCCCCCGGCAGATACCATGGCAGCTTATTATCACGTCCTATAACACGATTCTGAGCCTGGGCAACGATCATAGCGACTCTCATTCAATTTACACCTTTTGGAAATTAGTTACGCGACAACTTCTTACACTGAAAAAGGATACTGTATCGCAGGATGGCATTCATACCCGGTTACTTCGAAATCTTCCAGCGTCACCCAAGTTTCGAGATCTTCGAGGGATTTAATATCAGGGTTAATATGCAACTGTGGCAAATTGAACGGCTCTCGCTTGAGCTGCACATCGCGCATCAACGCGATCTGATCTTCATAGATATGAGCATTCACAATTTTATGAAACGCCTGCCCCGGTTTATGGCCTGTAATCTGCGCAATGATTTTTAGAAATGCGAATACCTGAACCTGATTAAACACCAATCCTAATGGCACATCACATGAGCGCTGATAAGAAGTTAAGTATAAGGTATCCCCGAGCAGAGAAAATGTATGCGTATGCATACACGGACGCAAGCACCCCATATGAAATTCGCCGGGGTTATAGAAACTCAAAATTTCTCCGCGATCGTCTATACCACGGGATAGGTTATCAACCAATTTACGCAACTGATCGATCACTTCCCCATCCAGCTTTTGCCAATTTCGCCCCTGCACTCCGTAAACACGCCCCATGTCATCCGGCCCTTTACGAAAGGGGTTCTTCAACCAAGCGGCATTTTCATTCGCATTAGCATCCCAAGTTTTTGTGCCCAACGCTCGAAAATCGGCAGCGCTATCATATCCACGAATATAACCCAGCAACTCTGCAATAGCAGCCTTCCAAAAAGACTTTCGAGTCGTTAGCAGAGGGAAGCAATTATTCTCTACATCATAAGTTAGGTCTGCGTTAATAACGGTCAAACAACGCTTACCTGTTCGCTCATTTTCAACCCACCGGCCTTCATTAATAATGCGCTGGCAAAGATCTAAATACGCTTTCATCGTGAAGCACCTTCAGTGAGATATAAGTTACTAAACATCTGTCGTCTTATAATATCTTTATTTAAGAACAAAAGAAAAAACGTACGAATCAGGCCTAAAGTATACATCCTAGAAACACCCTTCTTCTGGTTATGTGCTATACCAAAGAGAGAAGAACATCACCAGAGGTCTCCATGTGAAAAAATTAGACAGCATATCAATAGCAAAAAAGCTTGCTATCGCTCCTACTGTATTAATCCTTATTCTGCTTACAACAGTTGCTATAGGAACCAACCTGCTTTTTAAGCTTTCAGAAGAGATGAGGGTTGTTTCATTCGACTTAGCGCCTGATCTAGAGCTTGCCGCCATCGTAACCGACAAAGTGTACGGATTACGACTGAATGTAAAAAACTACATCAAAACGGGTGATGAGGAGCACGTTAGCAAATTCCAAGATATCAGCAAAGAATGGGAAGAAACCCAAGCGCGTGCGTTTGCCGACATCCTTAATCCTGAGCGCGTGAACATGCTGGAAAAACTCAAATCCATGAAACAGGATTACCAAAATACGTTTCTGGAAACCGTTGTAGCCAATATGCGTAAGCGTAATGCTTTAGTTCACGACGTACTTGATGCCAACGGCCCCAAGATTGAGAAAAACCTGACAAAAGTCATGGATAGCGCCAAGCAGGATGGTGATGTTATTGCCGCTTATCATGCTGGTCGGGCAATTCGCGCCCTTCTTTTAGCACGGCTGTATACCGCCAAGTTCCTTGTTGAGAACAAGCCTGCGCAAGTCGAGCGCTTTAACGATGAACTAAGTGCAGTCCATAAAGAGATCGATAGTTTATTGAGCACCCTGGAAAACCCAACCCGACGCACCCTGACATTAGAATCACAAGATCTTATCAATAAATATGCAACCGCTGCCAATGCCGTCAGTAAAGTCATTTTCGAGAGAAATAAAGGCATTGAAAAGCTCGACACCATTGGCCCACAAACCGTTACTCTGGTTGCCAAACTACGCCACTCAATCGCAGAATCCATGCAAGCAGCAGCCGAATCCGCAGAGAACACCACGCATACGGCAACCACAACGCTCTGGCTGGTTACTATCATTGGCATCTTAGTCGGTATCGTGGTTTCTTTCGTCATAGCGAGAGCCATTATCAGTAAGATCAATAACACTAACTCAGTGCTGGGAGATATTGCACAAGGCGAAGGAGATTTAACCATTCGCATCCCAGTTTCCGGCTCTGACGAGTTAGCTAAGCTTGCACAGAATTACAATACCTTCGCTGAGAAGTTGCAACGCACCATTACTCAGCTAGCATCATCGGTTGATACACTAAAAAGCTCCGCCGACAATATGACCACACTGGCTAATGGGACTCAAAAAGAGATCTATGAGCAGCAAACACAAGCTCAAATGGCAGCCTCTGCAACCAATGAAATGGCAGCCAGTGCGCAGGAGGTAAGTCACAGCGCAGCGATGGCATCGGAGCTTTCTCAATCGACTGCTGCTGCCGCAAACCAAGGCAAAAGCGTCGTTGTCGAAGCAGCACACGCTATGCGACAGTTATCTCAGCAAGTGGCAGAATCCAGCAGCACCGTTGATAGCCTCCGTTCAGATAGTGAAGAGATCGGCTCCGTTCTAGATGTTATCCGCAGTATCGCTGAGCAAACCAACTTACTAGCTCTCAACGCCGCCATTGAAGCGGCCCGAGCAGGCGAGCAGGGCCGGGGGTTTGCCGTTGTTGCGGACGAAGTTCGCTCTTTAGCATCGCGAACACAGGTATCAACAGAAGAGATCCAAACCATCATCGTCAATCTGCAGCAGCGCTCAGAAAGCGCTAGTAAGGCAATGGCACAAAGCAGATTGAATGCTGAAAGCACCGAAGAGCGAGTCAGAGCCGCAGAGGAATCTCTAACCTCTATCGCCTCTTATGTCGCACAAATTAACGACTCTATTGGACAGATCTCAGCCGCAGCTACCGAACAAGCAGCAGCTACAGACGAGGTAAGCCAGAATGTAAACACCATGTCCGACATCTCAGAGCAAACACTGAATCAGTCTATCGAAACAACAGCTTCGGCGGAGCAGTTAAAAGGGCTCGGAAATGAAATAGGCAACCTAGTAAAACAGTTTAAGTTCTGATTGCAAAAGCTCACTCTCTGGGCTGTGATTGCACGTATATCACAGCTCAGATTTTCCTCTCTTTTGGTATGCCCAATAAAATAACAAAAGACCTATCACTATCATCGGTAGTGATAACAACTGCCCTTTCGTTAGCCAACCAAAGGCAATGTAGCCAATATGAGCATCTGGCTCACGGAAAAATTCAACTGCCGAACGAAAGACACCATACAAAATCAGAAACATGGCGGATACGGCCATTCTCGGGCGAGGTTTAGCGGAGAACCACCAAAGTACAGCAAACATCACCAAACCTTCTAACAGAGCTTCATAAAGTTGCGAAGGATGGCGCCCAATACCATCACCAGCACGCGGAAACACAACCGCCCAAGGTACGTCTGCCGCTCGCCCCCATAACTCACCGCCGATAAAGTTACCAACGCGACCAACCCCCAAGCCTATAGGTACCAGTGGCGCAACAAAATCTCCCATCTGAAAAAAGCTTTTATCGTAGCGCCGCCCAAATACCCAAAGCACAACGAGTACACCTATCAAGCCGCCATGAAAGGACATCCCTCCTTCCCAGACAGCAAATAACCACAGTGGGTCAGTTAAAAACTGATCAAAATTATAAAAAAGGACATAGCCCATGCGCCCACCGAGAACAACCCCCATCGCCCCCCAAAAAATAAGGTCAGAAACTTGTTCGGTCGTCCAACCAGAGTTGGGTTGCTTCGCTCGATAACTGCCCAAACCAAACGCCGTAGCAAAGGCAATAAGGTACATCAAGCCATACCAGTGTATTTGCATAAACCCTAAATCGAGGGCAATAGGATCGATATTATGAACCCACATACTGTTCCCTAAAACATGTTAGATAATAGAAAGCGCAGTGCCACTAAAAATAAAAAAACCGCAAAAATCTTCTTCAATAGATCAGCGGGCAGGCTGTGAGCCAATTTCGCACCGACCTTCGCAAAAATCGAGCTACTGGCAATAATGCCCAGAAAGGCTGGCAGGTAGATATATCCTAAGCTCCACTGTGCTAGCCCTTCTTCTCCCCAGCCCGTATAAATATTAGTGAGTGCGCCCATGGCAGCAATGGGTAGACCACAAGCAGCCGAGGTAGCCACAGCTTGCTGCATAGGAACTTGCTTCCAAGTGAGGTAGGGCACTGTTAGCGTTCCCCCTCCAATGCCAAACAGGGCTGACGCCCAACCAATCACACCACCAGCTCCAGCCAAACCATTATTAGAGGGGACTTCAGCACCGGCTTTAGGCTTAAGCCCAAAAGCCATTTGGAAAGCAACCGCCAAGGCGAAGAGACCAATCGCAATTTGCAGGTGCCTGCCCTCCATTTTATCTGCCGTCAGCACGCCAACAAACGCACCGATTAGAATCCCCACCATCAGCGGTTTGAATATCTCCCAACGAACAGCACCTCGCTTATGGTGCGCACGAATCGAGCTGATAGAGGTTACAACGATCGTCGCCAACGACGTAGCTACTGCTGCATGGGTGAGCACGTCTGGAGACATACCTTGCAAGCCAAAACTAAACACCAACACAGGAACGATCAAAAGACCACCACCGATACCAAATAAGCCAGCAACGACACCAGCAGCAGCACCGAGTACTAAATAAAGCAAGAGTGTAAGTAACATCCGTCAAAATCCATTATGATCGTATAAAAGGCTAGTGTATCGGAATAGTCTTTCATTAAACATACAAGAGAGAGCTCCTACCGTGTGCTTAATTGTTTTTGCTTACCAATGCCATCCGGACTACCCGTTATTACTTGTCGCCAACCGCGATGAGTTCTTTGCGCGCCCGACCTTGGCAATGGATATATGGCCTGACCATCCCACGGTTCTTGCTGGCCGAGACCTTGAGCAGATGGGAACTTGGCTAGGGGTGAGTAAAGAAGGGAAGTTTTCGGCCGTTACCAACTACCGAAATGGAAAAGATAAAAACACGACTCTCCTATCACGCGGCAACCTGACAAGGGAATTCTTAACCGGCCCAGACAGCGCTTCTGATTTTTTAAATCACCTATCTCACACTAAGCAAAACTATGGCGGCTTTAATCTACTCTTGGGTGATAAGACGGGACTTTACTATACGTCTAATCGCGGCGCAGAAAGCACCCAATTAACACCCGGCATTTACGGGCTGAGTAACGCTTTCCTTGATACACCTTGGCCAAAACTCCTGAAAGCCAAAGAGAATCTACGAGCAGCACTCAATACGGAAATATCACTAGGGAATCTTGCCAATATTTTGAACGACCAAAAAGTAGCTGCCGATGAACAACTGCCAGATACCGGTATCAGTCAAGCATGGGAAAGATTATTGTCCTCCTGCTTCATTCATTCTGCAGAGTATGGAACCCGAGCGACCACCGTATTGAGACAGCGTAAAGATGGGCTAACGGAGCTAATCGAAACCAGCTATGGAGCAGAAGGGTTTCTCGAACAGCGGCGCTACAGTGAGCAAATACCGCTTATCGGAAACAAAGAATAAAAAGCTATTTGCACAACGATTAGTCTGGAAGCACTGGCCGAGCTAGCTGGCTTAAGCCTAATGTTTGAATGGTATCGGACATCAGCGCTTGTATTTTATCCGCATCATCCATGCGGCTGACTTGTGCTAGCAAAGCCTCCGCTTGGGCCATGGTCACGCCCCGAATCGCTGATTTTATACCAGGAAGATTGGTAGCGTTCATTGATAACACATCATAACCCATTGCCATCAGCAGTAGTGCACCGCCCGGCTCAGCCGCCATTTCCCCGCAAATAGAGACTTGCACACCCTCTTTGTGGGCTTCTCTTGATATATATTCCAAGGCTTTTAACACAGCAGGATGATAAGCCATATAAAGTCCGGCCACTCGTGGATTATTGCGATCCACCGCCAACAGATATTGCGTTAAATCGTTAGACCCCACAGAAATAAAATCAACTCGCTGAGCAAACAGCCTTGCTTGATAAACGGCTGCGGGCACCTCAATCATTACACCCACTAAAGGGCGCTCTACCACATAACCCTCGTCCTGCAATTCGGCCAAAGCTCGATCCAGCAGACGTTTCGCTTCATCGACTTCATGAACACTGGTGACCATAGGCAACATAATCCGCAAATTACCTAAGCCCTCGTTCGCCCGAAGCATGGCGCGAATCTGAACAAGAAAAATTTCAGGATGATCTAATGTGACGCGAATACCCCTCCAGCCCAAGAACGGGTTCTCTTCCTGAATAGGAAAATAAGGCAGCGCTTTATCCCCGCCAATATCCAATGTCCTCATGGTCACGGGCAAAGGCGCAAACGCTTCCAGCTGTTTACGATAGATCTGCGTTTGCTCATGCTCACTCGGGAAAAAATCACGCACCATAAAAGGAATCTCTGTGCGATACAGGCCGATGCCTTCAGCTCCCTTTTCCAAAGACCTGGCCACATCGGCGATCAGCCCGGTATTTACCCAAAGCGGCATCCGCACGCCGTCCTGAGTAATCGCAGGCAGTTCCTTTAAAGTGGCAAGCTCTGCCGCCACTTCTGCCTGCTCCCGCAAAATCTCACGATATGCCTCTAACAATTCATCCGACGGATCAACGTAGAGCCGGCCGGAGTAGCCATCCAAAATAATATGTCGGCCATCGAGACGGCGGTAAGGTAAGTCGACTATCCCCATAACTGTGGGTATGCCCATAGAACGAGCTATAATCGCCGCATGAGAGTTACCAGAACCATGTACCGAAACAAGGCCTGCTAGCTTCTCAGTAGAGACCTCGCCCAGTAAGGCGGGCGAAAGCTCATCGGCTACCAATATTGCATTTTCGGGAAGCTCGATAGCTTGTCGTTCGCTTTCTTCTTGAAGATAACTGAGTACCCGTCGCCCCAGATCACGGATATCCGTTGCCCGCTCTCGAAGATAAGGATCATCCATCATGGCGAACTGACCAGCATTCGTCATAATAACGCGGCTCAGTGCGCCCGGTGCCCAACTACCCGCTCGAATCTGCTCAACGATTTCCCCGGATAAAGCGTTGTCATCCAACATACGCAGATAAACATCAAATAAAGCTTGCTCATCATGACGCAAACGGCGCGCCAGTTTTGCGCTCACCTTACGAATATCTTTGCGAACCTTGTCCAGCGCTTGCTGAAAACGCTTTATTTCCAGCTCAATATCTTCTGCTTCTTTCTCTGGAACCGCCTCGATATTAGCCAAAGGGGCGACAACCACGACGGTGCCAATAGCAACGCCAGGTGCGCCTGGCACGCCTTCGAACCGATACTCAATCCCTTTTTCTTGTGTCTTTGACACTTTTGAAACTGAACCTGTTGCCTCTGCTAGCGCAATGACACCCGCCAACTGAGCCGACACTGTCACTAGAAAAGCTTCTTCGCTTTCATCATAGCGGCGACACTCTTTCTGCTGCACCACCAACACGCCCAGCACTTGCCGTTGATGGATAATAGGTACACCAAGAAACGCATGGAAGCGTTCCTCTCCTGTTTCTTGGAGATAACAAAAGGCGGGGTGGGTTTCGGCATCTTCTAGGTTAATAGGCTCTGCGCGTCGCGCGACCATCCCAACGATCCCTTCAGAAGAGGACAGCGATACCTTGCCTATAGATTTCCGATTCAGGCCCTGCGATGCCCTCAACACAAACCGCTGAGAGGAAGGATCGAAGAGAAACACCGAGCAAACTTCGGTTTTCATGTCTCGCTGAATTCTGCGCACGATGAGATCCAGTGCAGAATTAACATCCGCTGCTGTACTCACTTCCTGAACAATTTTACGCAGCAACTCAAGCATGAGCACAGCTCCTTTAGATTACAAGATTACCGTCTATCGATCACACGCGATAACCTAGGTGACAACTCCTTCATAGCCTTACGGTACACTTCACGCTTAAATGAAACAACCTGCCCTAGTGGATACCAATAACTCACCCATTGCCACCCATCAAACTCTGGCGACTCACTGTGGTCGATGGTCACTGCTGAGTCATGACTTAACATTCTCAACAGATACCACTTCTGTTTCTGTCCCACACAGACCGGGTGGGAGTGTCTGCGGATCATGCGCTTGGGTAGTCGATAACGAAGCCAGCCACGGGTAACCGCAACAACTTCAACATCGCTCGCATTGAGGCCGATTTCCTCTTTCAGCTCGCGGTACATCGCTTGTTCTGGTGTCTCATCCGGATTGATTCCCCCTTGAGGAAACTGCCAAGCATCTTGTCCTATACGCCGCGCCCAAAGCACCTGACCCAGAGAGTTTGCCAGAATGATACCGACATTCGGTCTGAACCCATCTGAATCAATCACGTTTTAAAATCCTAAACTTAATTACCCCTATTGTTCCACACTTCCCGCCATCCGCAAATAGCCTGCCAACTCTCTCGTTACCAGACAATTTTCTTTTAGATATTTGAAAGCACTAACAGATACCTCTATGCTTGCGCCGCTATAGGAAGGAGATAAGTGATGCGATTGGCAATTTTTGACTTGGATAACACCTTACTAGCCGGTGACAGCGACCATGCTTGGGGTGAGTTCTTATGCGAACAAGGTATCGTTGATGCGGCGGAATACAGCCGAGCTAATGACTATTTCTATGAGGAATACAAAAAGGGAACACTCGATATTCATGAGTTTCTCAGCTTTGCTTTGCGTCCTCTGACTATGCTTCCAAATGACGAGCTGCATCGCTTACACACGCAATTTATGGCGGACAAAGTAGAACCGATGATACTAAGCAAATCATTGAGCTTGTTGCAAAAACACAAAGCTCAAGGCGACTTCCTGCTTATCATTACCGCTACGAATAGTTTTGTCACCTCCCCTATTGCCAAACGACTGGGTGTGGACGCCATATTGGCAACAGACCCAGAACAGCACGACGGCATCTACACCGGCAAAGTAGCTGGTACCCCCTGCTTTCAAGAAGGCAAAGTTATTCGTCTAAAACGCTGGCTGGAAGAGACCGGCTACTCATTAGAGGACAGCCACTTTTACAGTGACTCACGCAATGATTTACCTCTGCTTGAGATCGTTGATCATCCAGTCGTTGTCGATGCGGATGAAACACTGCTGCAAATCGCCCAAGAACGCCACTGGCCAAGCATCAGTTTGCGCTAGCCCACAAAGACGTCTGTCGAGCATCCCACCATTCAGGATGCTCGGCAAGATTGCAAAGACTCATTCAGTGACTTCATAACATCACCCCGGGTAATTAGCCCAACCAAAACCTCTTCATCTACAACAGGGAAAATTTTCGGCTGACCGCGCCCAAGAATTTGGGACAGCTCCAGAATCGACAACTGGGGAGAAACAAACAACGGATCTGCCCGCATAATATCCCGAACATGAATATGGGTGTCGCAGTGATAGCTATCGGTTATCAGCGCTTTTATACAATCTTGCTCCGATAAAAACCCTGTTAAGGCCGAGTTCTCATCCACTACAGGCAAACCTAAATACCCGCTTTGTAAAATAGCATCAACGGCATCGGCCAAACCGGTATCCAGCTGTAATACGGGGGGATGTTGCCTCATCAAATCTTTTACTTTAAGCATGGCTTTCTCCTTTCTCCGATATCTATTTATGACCAGTATCCGCCGAAAAAACTCCCGTGCCTAATGAGATATAACTATCTTATCCATAGTTCCGTCATATCAGGTATTATGAGCAGGACTC includes:
- the birA gene encoding bifunctional biotin--[acetyl-CoA-carboxylase] ligase/biotin operon repressor BirA, encoding MIDERLLSVLADGCFHSGQELGERLGVSRSAIWKQMKMLESLGVEIYSVRGRGYRLPRGLDLLCEQSISQACHQQVGARLKRILLERVVDSTNLMAMRDVQQGSAAGHLYLAEYQTAGKGRRGRTWVSPFGCNLYFSLVWGFSEGVAALEGLSLVVGLAIHKALQSLGIQGVSLKWPNDLLVGSHKLAGILLEMQGDAAGECQVVIGVGVNVAMPEGEEAKIDQPWVDLSRLTSMPMSRNQLMAAILNHLIPELERFGSIGFSGYREEWQAVHAFQNEPVRLILGNKEIVGRCLGVDGHGALIIHHQGGVEHFHAGEVSMRALRDS
- a CDS encoding dihydrofolate reductase, which translates into the protein MRVAMIVAQAQNRVIGRDNKLPWYLPGDLKYFKQATMGKPIIMGRKTFDSIGKPLPGRLNIVVTRDLDYQQEGVKVVHSLDEAIDLAESQAMIDGCDEAMIIGGEQIYSQALPLTKRLYVTQVHAEVEGDAYFPEFKQSDWEEIGREDFSAEGPNPYDYSFVVYQRVTA
- a CDS encoding thymidylate synthase, whose amino-acid sequence is MKAYLDLCQRIINEGRWVENERTGKRCLTVINADLTYDVENNCFPLLTTRKSFWKAAIAELLGYIRGYDSAADFRALGTKTWDANANENAAWLKNPFRKGPDDMGRVYGVQGRNWQKLDGEVIDQLRKLVDNLSRGIDDRGEILSFYNPGEFHMGCLRPCMHTHTFSLLGDTLYLTSYQRSCDVPLGLVFNQVQVFAFLKIIAQITGHKPGQAFHKIVNAHIYEDQIALMRDVQLKREPFNLPQLHINPDIKSLEDLETWVTLEDFEVTGYECHPAIQYPFSV
- a CDS encoding methyl-accepting chemotaxis protein encodes the protein MKKLDSISIAKKLAIAPTVLILILLTTVAIGTNLLFKLSEEMRVVSFDLAPDLELAAIVTDKVYGLRLNVKNYIKTGDEEHVSKFQDISKEWEETQARAFADILNPERVNMLEKLKSMKQDYQNTFLETVVANMRKRNALVHDVLDANGPKIEKNLTKVMDSAKQDGDVIAAYHAGRAIRALLLARLYTAKFLVENKPAQVERFNDELSAVHKEIDSLLSTLENPTRRTLTLESQDLINKYATAANAVSKVIFERNKGIEKLDTIGPQTVTLVAKLRHSIAESMQAAAESAENTTHTATTTLWLVTIIGILVGIVVSFVIARAIISKINNTNSVLGDIAQGEGDLTIRIPVSGSDELAKLAQNYNTFAEKLQRTITQLASSVDTLKSSADNMTTLANGTQKEIYEQQTQAQMAASATNEMAASAQEVSHSAAMASELSQSTAAAANQGKSVVVEAAHAMRQLSQQVAESSSTVDSLRSDSEEIGSVLDVIRSIAEQTNLLALNAAIEAARAGEQGRGFAVVADEVRSLASRTQVSTEEIQTIIVNLQQRSESASKAMAQSRLNAESTEERVRAAEESLTSIASYVAQINDSIGQISAAATEQAAATDEVSQNVNTMSDISEQTLNQSIETTASAEQLKGLGNEIGNLVKQFKF
- the lgt gene encoding prolipoprotein diacylglyceryl transferase, producing the protein MWVHNIDPIALDLGFMQIHWYGLMYLIAFATAFGLGSYRAKQPNSGWTTEQVSDLIFWGAMGVVLGGRMGYVLFYNFDQFLTDPLWLFAVWEGGMSFHGGLIGVLVVLWVFGRRYDKSFFQMGDFVAPLVPIGLGVGRVGNFIGGELWGRAADVPWAVVFPRAGDGIGRHPSQLYEALLEGLVMFAVLWWFSAKPRPRMAVSAMFLILYGVFRSAVEFFREPDAHIGYIAFGWLTKGQLLSLPMIVIGLLLFYWAYQKRGKSEL
- a CDS encoding sulfite exporter TauE/SafE family protein; the protein is MLLTLLLYLVLGAAAGVVAGLFGIGGGLLIVPVLVFSFGLQGMSPDVLTHAAVATSLATIVVTSISSIRAHHKRGAVRWEIFKPLMVGILIGAFVGVLTADKMEGRHLQIAIGLFALAVAFQMAFGLKPKAGAEVPSNNGLAGAGGVIGWASALFGIGGGTLTVPYLTWKQVPMQQAVATSAACGLPIAAMGALTNIYTGWGEEGLAQWSLGYIYLPAFLGIIASSSIFAKVGAKLAHSLPADLLKKIFAVFLFLVALRFLLSNMF
- a CDS encoding NRDE family protein, giving the protein MCLIVFAYQCHPDYPLLLVANRDEFFARPTLAMDIWPDHPTVLAGRDLEQMGTWLGVSKEGKFSAVTNYRNGKDKNTTLLSRGNLTREFLTGPDSASDFLNHLSHTKQNYGGFNLLLGDKTGLYYTSNRGAESTQLTPGIYGLSNAFLDTPWPKLLKAKENLRAALNTEISLGNLANILNDQKVAADEQLPDTGISQAWERLLSSCFIHSAEYGTRATTVLRQRKDGLTELIETSYGAEGFLEQRRYSEQIPLIGNKE
- the ptsP gene encoding phosphoenolpyruvate--protein phosphotransferase, with amino-acid sequence MLELLRKIVQEVSTAADVNSALDLIVRRIQRDMKTEVCSVFLFDPSSQRFVLRASQGLNRKSIGKVSLSSSEGIVGMVARRAEPINLEDAETHPAFCYLQETGEERFHAFLGVPIIHQRQVLGVLVVQQKECRRYDESEEAFLVTVSAQLAGVIALAEATGSVSKVSKTQEKGIEYRFEGVPGAPGVAIGTVVVVAPLANIEAVPEKEAEDIELEIKRFQQALDKVRKDIRKVSAKLARRLRHDEQALFDVYLRMLDDNALSGEIVEQIRAGSWAPGALSRVIMTNAGQFAMMDDPYLRERATDIRDLGRRVLSYLQEESERQAIELPENAILVADELSPALLGEVSTEKLAGLVSVHGSGNSHAAIIARSMGIPTVMGIVDLPYRRLDGRHIILDGYSGRLYVDPSDELLEAYREILREQAEVAAELATLKELPAITQDGVRMPLWVNTGLIADVARSLEKGAEGIGLYRTEIPFMVRDFFPSEHEQTQIYRKQLEAFAPLPVTMRTLDIGGDKALPYFPIQEENPFLGWRGIRVTLDHPEIFLVQIRAMLRANEGLGNLRIMLPMVTSVHEVDEAKRLLDRALAELQDEGYVVERPLVGVMIEVPAAVYQARLFAQRVDFISVGSNDLTQYLLAVDRNNPRVAGLYMAYHPAVLKALEYISREAHKEGVQVSICGEMAAEPGGALLLMAMGYDVLSMNATNLPGIKSAIRGVTMAQAEALLAQVSRMDDADKIQALMSDTIQTLGLSQLARPVLPD
- a CDS encoding RNA pyrophosphohydrolase; its protein translation is MIDSDGFRPNVGIILANSLGQVLWARRIGQDAWQFPQGGINPDETPEQAMYRELKEEIGLNASDVEVVAVTRGWLRYRLPKRMIRRHSHPVCVGQKQKWYLLRMLSHDSAVTIDHSESPEFDGWQWVSYWYPLGQVVSFKREVYRKAMKELSPRLSRVIDRR
- a CDS encoding HAD family hydrolase, with amino-acid sequence MRLAIFDLDNTLLAGDSDHAWGEFLCEQGIVDAAEYSRANDYFYEEYKKGTLDIHEFLSFALRPLTMLPNDELHRLHTQFMADKVEPMILSKSLSLLQKHKAQGDFLLIITATNSFVTSPIAKRLGVDAILATDPEQHDGIYTGKVAGTPCFQEGKVIRLKRWLEETGYSLEDSHFYSDSRNDLPLLEIVDHPVVVDADETLLQIAQERHWPSISLR
- a CDS encoding CBS domain-containing protein, whose amino-acid sequence is MLKVKDLMRQHPPVLQLDTGLADAVDAILQSGYLGLPVVDENSALTGFLSEQDCIKALITDSYHCDTHIHVRDIMRADPLFVSPQLSILELSQILGRGQPKIFPVVDEEVLVGLITRGDVMKSLNESLQSCRAS